A portion of the Candidatus Woesearchaeota archaeon genome contains these proteins:
- a CDS encoding nitroreductase family protein, with protein sequence MDIFECIRTRRSVRKYLTIPVEWDKIGQVLDAARYAPSSGNLQNWKFIVVTEADKRRSLAEASLQQYWMADAPVHIVVCTVLERAVQFYGVRGERLYAIQNCAAAVENMLLAANALGLGACWVGAFEEEAVKRTCGIPDYARPQAIITIGYADEKPPEPLRYTIENVVFIEKYLSRITDVDAVMEWYGPRIKKTFNAGRELVEKGLEKGASAAEAASKNIFEKLRHHISRMKKKK encoded by the coding sequence ATGGACATTTTTGAATGCATAAGGACAAGGCGTTCTGTCAGGAAGTATTTGACAATTCCTGTTGAATGGGATAAGATAGGGCAGGTCTTAGACGCTGCGAGATATGCACCTTCTTCCGGGAATCTGCAAAATTGGAAATTCATTGTTGTAACAGAAGCTGATAAAAGAAGGTCATTGGCAGAAGCCTCTCTGCAGCAGTACTGGATGGCTGATGCCCCTGTCCATATTGTTGTCTGCACTGTCCTTGAAAGGGCTGTCCAGTTCTATGGAGTCAGAGGGGAAAGGCTGTATGCAATACAGAATTGCGCAGCTGCAGTTGAAAACATGCTTCTGGCAGCTAATGCCCTTGGCTTAGGCGCTTGCTGGGTCGGCGCATTTGAAGAGGAAGCTGTGAAAAGAACATGCGGCATTCCGGATTATGCAAGGCCGCAGGCAATTATCACAATAGGCTATGCTGATGAAAAGCCGCCAGAGCCACTGCGATATACAATTGAAAATGTTGTTTTCATTGAGAAATACTTGAGCAGGATAACTGATGTTGATGCTGTAATGGAATGGTATGGCCCCAGGATAAAGAAAACATTCAATGCAGGCAGGGAATTAGTTGAAAAAGGCCTGGAGAAAGGGGCGTCTGCAGCTGAAGCTGCTTCTAAAAATATTTTTGAAAAATTAAGGCATCACATCAGCAGAATGAAGAAAAAGAAAT